One segment of Anastrepha obliqua isolate idAnaObli1 chromosome 3, idAnaObli1_1.0, whole genome shotgun sequence DNA contains the following:
- the LOC129242650 gene encoding acyl-CoA-binding protein — protein sequence MVTFEEIVEKARSFTNKPTQEEFLEFYGYYKQATVGDCNTDEPEDPIRKALWNSWKEKTGMSSDDAKAHYIEVYQKYAPKYQ from the exons ATGGTCACC TTTGAGGAAATCGTTGAGAAAGCCCGCAGCTTCACCAATAAGCCCACTCAAGAAGAGTTCTTGGAATTCTACGGCTACTACAAGCAAGCCACCGTTGGTGACTGTAATACAGACGAGCCAGAGGATCCCATCAGAAAAGCGCTGTGGAACTCGTGGAAGGAAAAGACCGGAATGTCCAGCGACGATGCCAAGGCACACTACATTGAAGTTTACCAAAAGTACGCACCTAAATACCAGTAA